TTCTTGGGTTTAACTTTCGTGACAGAGTCTTGCTGCAAGAAACGCACTTGCACAGACCAGATTACACCCGGTTGACACTGGCGAGAACGAACGTTTCTGACAAGTGAAATTAGCTtcatgactatatatataatcctcTGCTACCATACAAACTATCAACCAAAGATCATTTCAAGTCTCAAAACCTTCACAGGACAGCAACAGTAAGACTCTCCTGtgttacaaacaaaaaagacaataaCTTTAGCTTGCGAACTACTAATTGATGCAAAGAGATCAATATAGCTGTCTAGTTTTGGCCAAGCTACAGCAACTATCTGATGGAACTAGTGCTTAACTTAACTACATAACAATCTCAAGAAGACAATTTGTATCGTATCAGTTAAGATTCAAAAGTGTTCTTCTTTGCAGATAAAATGCATTATTTCACAAAGTTCAGTGAAGCAAAATGGTGAACTAGAAAGGATGATATAAGAGATTCATAAGATCAATTTCAGAGTCAATGAGTCACGGCACTACGAGCCCCAAAATTAGTTTGATTTTACACAGTCGTATCATATTCAATAGTCTAAAGGatcctaaaaacaaatcacTGAACCATTCCCCGATAACAGAGAAACAAATCCcgaagatttaaaaaaaaaacaaaaccctagcaAGTTTGCGAGTTTATCACAGTTCCAAAATCAAACAATGGGATCCCATGAATCATATACCTaaaaccgaagaagaagatgagaaagaaggaGATGGTTTACCTCCGGCGGCGCGAACGGCAAGCTTCGCCGGCTCTGGGTTTGATGATTTTGGTGCAGTGAGAGAGACGGAGATGAGTCACCACCACGAGAGAGAGGGTTTAGGGTGAAACAACAACACTCCTCTTGGGCCCTAAAATGCTTCTTCATAAATGGGTTAAGCCCAATAAGGATCTCCTCAACAAAGTAATAAATATTCCTAATATTTTATCGTTTTTTATTTAGAGTGAAAAAATTACTCTACTTGATCCATTAATTAATTACGGCAACGATCTGATAATGATGTAATATATTCAATTGTCTCTCAAGACATAAGGCTAGGATTAGATAAATTCAATTCCTTTAAGTAATATATTCACATATtatcaagtaaaataaaatagttatatattcaattctttattttttagcAGGAGCCAAATTGtggtttacatatatatatatatatatatatatatataataatacaccAATAAATTGCACTCTCTCCATAAGCTTTCTTTTGCTCTAGTTTTCGTATACTTCACCAATTCCATCGATTTCACAATGGCTAACGCTAAAGTAGTTCGTATTATCATCGGAATTATTGGTACGATATGcttttccctctctctctctcattacaacaaatatatttatttttatttaaaacaaaataaataaatatatgtatgtatagtaCTATATTTTTCAATTGCATGCATATATTCCCTGGAACGGAAGCCAAACGAGGTTGCAAATTGTTTCAGCGAAGAAAGCTATGTGTTTAATTtgaagtttcttcttttgtaactAATTGATTCTTGCATACGTACACACACACATAGATGGTTGGAAATTCTTGTGCTCTCATCAgtgaaaacataatttattttaattagcaCAAGTTCGACATAGCTATGTTACCGATAAATTAATTTCCTCTCGCCTAATGCAGGGACTGTTATTTCCTCTTTGGTCTCCCTCACAAGAATGTAAttatctttgttcttcttcttttttaatttttttttcttttttcttttcacatgtACGATATCGTCgtttatgtatgtttttatattaggaacgttttgtaattttgaattCTATATCTTCTCTAGTTTGCCACTGATTAAGATTATCTTTCACAAATGTAGATTAAGATTAAATTGTAGTTAGATTAAtaaacatttgtatatatacacagGCCAAGGTTTATACAGATATACAAGACGAAATCAGTGGAGGATTATGCACCTGAACGTCATGTATGGTTGTTGATGAAATATAGTTTGTGGGTTTTGTATGGTCTCCCTCTTTTCCACAAGGATGGCATCCTCGTCACCATTAGTAATGGCATCGGTTCCATAATCGAAGTTATCTACCTGGTTAGCTTTTTGATCTACTGCGGCGCCAATGAACGAGTATGTTTCATCTTTAATGTTTAAATTAatctttcatcatctttttcttttgtatatatatatatatatatatatcgtctATAATTTTCTCTGATGATGTGGATGTTGATGCACAGAGGCGGGAAACTCTTTCTATGGTTTTGTTTGGGATGATTCCTATTATGGTAGTGTTCTattgttattctttttttggacGTGGAACTTTATCATTTCGACATACATACATTGGTGTTTTTTGCAACGTGTTCACCACAATTATAGATGTTATAACTTTGACGGTAtgctctctctgtctctctcattTGATGGGTAAATTATTAACTGATTATGGGTTTTGATTAAATTATTGTTATGGGTGATACAATAGAGATGCTACGAATACGTACCCGTTTGGTTCTCCTTGGCTAGTTTGATCAAAGATGGAATTTGGACTGCTTATTCTTTGATCTACAAATTTGATATCCACGTCCTTGTAAGTATTCTTTTTTACTTCTTGAATACTTTAATACTAAGTATGAATTGGTTGATTATTCATGTGTAGAATGTTTTGAATTGTAAcgttttgtttgctttgatgGGACAGATAAGCAGTGTTTTGGGAATGTTGTTGTGTGCTTTTCAATTAGTGTTCTGCTCACCGGTAATTGAACCCGACGAATATACCACTGGGTTCAAAGAGAGAGATCGGGTTGTTGTACCCCAACTGCGAACGTGTGAAGTTTAATTGAATTGGTGTCTGGATCCTACATAGTTagaagttttggttttgtggatTTGGTTTTTCTGTCTTGTTATGTCATTGAGCTAGAGAGATCACCAACTTTAAAAGATAGTTTAAGAAACGGTTTTAAGGAGGATTAGTGTTTTAAGCTTCTATATATACTACTAAAACGAATCCATAACAGCGACTCCACCGGCAGCTTTTGACCTTTGTCATGATTTCGTTAGTTTACACAGTTACACCATCGATTATGCCAGGGCCAAGCTCCTCAATGTTCTCAAATTAGCACAAGCAACTTCTCTTACCACTTTCCTCCTTGCGTCTGCGTCAAACTTGACCAACTCCACAACAAACTTCTCCTCTGCTTTTCCGGTTCCAGAATCATCTTAAACAAGTCTTTTTGCGCAAGAGGGATATCACTGTCTTAGGCCAAACTTTATGTTAACAATGGCGACAAGTAAAGTCATATCCCCAAACCATTTTATATTGGTCTAAACTTGCGTTCACAATTTTGATGAGATCATCATATTGGTTTATACTTCATTATGATCCAGATTTACATTTTGGTGAGAACTGAGATATATAAagacataatttttattaaaactgacactgtggaaaacaaaaaaagaaaagtgacgCTGTTACTTGGTTTGATCCTTCATGTTCGGATCAAACTTATTAGCAGTTTCAactcagaagaaacaaaaactcatcGACATACTTTTTTAGATTTGTCCTAAGATGACTTCTGCCCCCGAAACCTTGAAGTCAGACGGTGCTTCTTCCACGTTCACCGCCTTAACCTTACCGTCTTCTACATAAGCTGACCATCTGAACATAGACATCACAAAGGCCAACCAATCTCTTAGATCAATGgttcagagaaacaaaaaaaattacaacaagtGGACTTTGCAGTGGTTTTACCTCTCAGACCGAGGCCCGAGCAATGCAGCAGAGAGATCCTTGTCAAGCCCCAAGCTTTTGTGGAATTTCCCATCAAAATCCCCATAAAACTCAATCTGGAATGACAACGTTCAAGAGCATCAAATCATTTGTGCTAGCATGTAACACTATCCGAACATTAACATAAAAATCTCTTGTTAAGCTAGTCCATATCAAGTATGAAATTTCCAATGAAAGAAGTCCTTCTAATCATGTGAATGTAATATTGAGACCATTAGACAATATCAGAGTACTATAGTCCAATCTGTAAGAGGTCGATTGATATCATGACGTTCACCACTCAaactcttaagaaaaaaaaccaggAACCGAACCAGCAGGCACTACACAGTACACACACCAGATCAGGCTAATGTCGAAGAACAAAGCTAGGAACTTACTGCATCTTTAGCACCAATCTTCTCTGCCCAACCATTGATAGCATAAGGATCATTAACAGAGACACAGATAACAGAATCAATGCCTTTAGCTTTAAACTTATCAATATGACTCTTGTAGCTAGGGACATGCTGCTGTGAACAAACACCCGTGTAAGCCCCCTGAACATATAAAACGAATCAGAACTCAGAAGCATGATCAAGACATATAAATAGATGAtgcaaaaagatagaaaatttaTCTTACAGGGAGTCCAAAGATGACAACTTTCTTCCCCTGTAACCAAACCAATACACACACAAACGTTATGTCAGGAAATTTGAAATTGCCCATTCTGAATCAAAATTTGTCAGGGAAGAAAGATTAGATCGAACCTTGAAGATATCTGATAAAGGTGTGGTAGAGAATTTAGAGGAAACGCCTTCGTCCCAGCTGCGAGCTTTCTGGAGAGAAACACCAGGCGCCGCCGAGGTTATGTCAGTGCCCTCCGCGAGCTTTGAGAAACCCCTCGAGGAAACTCCGATCCGGGCATTATTTGCGGCCGATCTTAGACCCGATAAATTCCTGAGCTTTAGAATTGACATCGCCATCgccaaaagaaaatgagaacGAGTCAGACAACTTCGTGAAGACTGAAGAGTATCGAGTTTATGGCAGGCACTTCTCAGAGGACCTTTTCTGAGGAAAACTTCTCGCCGTTTTTGTAACAGTCGAATATAACTGCTCGTTGTTTTAATGTGAGATTCTGTTACAATGTTCCCAGTAGTGATTCGGCCCTAGTTTTGGCCCACTAGAAGAAGAGGTCGCTAAAAGTTCTATAGTAAAAGTGGCTAACTTGTCCGAGGTGTAGTTTGAACGTCTGAGAAGAGAACTCCATTGACGTTCTCAATCTCAAAGCAAAAGTTGCAGCAGCTGTTAGAAGGAAAGGAGGGAATATCCAAATATGTGATCTGTATACTCtgaaaaaacaatcacaaaaatACATTCAAATgagttctttgatttctctacccaaaaaaaaaaagcaatttgcTGAAAGACCGGCGATACATAGCTACTTGGAGCACTTCGCGTCATAAAACTTGACGAGTTACTATCAGCAATGTAGATATTCTGAATTGGTATAATCGACTAGCTGCCGTGGTAGTTGATTGAGATACTTCAATTTGAGAAGAAGGTTTTAAGTACCCATCAAATGTTTAAGCTTCTCCCAAAAACACTTCAAGCAAAGTTGTCGGACTCTCTGAAATTACAAATGAGTAGCAAAATTAGAATAGCGATATAGCAGTCTAGTAAGAGGAAATTATGTTTGATGACAAAACGAACAACTTGATGGCATTAGGAACTTactatttggttttggttctgcTCCATTTTTCAATGGCTTTATACCAATCCCATTGAAAGAAGAGAGCGACTAATCTTATAGGCCCTGCGGTTATAACTTCAAGAAAAGCAAGCCAACATGATCTTTGAGGGGACATGCCTGTTGTCGCAAGTGACAGTAAGAATCCCTCAAAGTTGCATGAGACAGTGAAATTTCCTGATTTTATGCCATCCATAGCTTTTCTGGCTACTTCTTCTGTTTTCATTGAACCAGAGGATGCAGCTATTATGGAAGTGACTTCAGGTCTGCTCTTTTGTTCTGAGAGAGCACatcagaaaaatcaaattacaCTCATATCACGATCTTCAACTTCATAATATGAACCAAGGAAATCAGAGAATTAGTTCAAAGTTGTTTACTTAATtctcaaagatacaaaaaagatAAGTCTTTTATGAAGATAACAACAACCCATTATTCTCTTCTATACAGTATCACACAAACCACAGTACACAGTTACGCAGAAACTTCATTCTAAACACTATCATAGTCAGTACCCAGTACTTAACACATCACTCTATCAGTACCTCCTAGCTGGCAATTTTGATAAAGTATACAATTATTCAGACCAGATAAGGGCACAACTTTGATCTAACTAGCTCAATAATAGTTCATTTCTACTCATCTCCCAACCATATGGTACAATCTTATGTAGTAACCTGTCCTCCAACTCTTATATGCATTTAATTTCCTTAGACCTTAGTATTAAGTAGCAATACCTAATTCTAGCTCCCTTCACgtgttatatatagatagataaaaaaagcttttgatatcGTTTTCTTACCTTCTTCAAATCCTGGTGTATCAGTGTCAGGAGGAAAAATAAGAGTGACATGAATGTCATCAGCAATAACTTCTTGTTGCAATGCTTGCGCTAAACCTTGAAGTCCAAACTTGCTTGCTGAATATGCAGTATAACCATAGATACCCACctgtaaaattataaaagacaAAGTTACTTTAAGGATTTGATTTAGCTGCTTTATCATAAGCTTCCAATTTAACTACAATCACCAGGATAAACTTTTAAATCCCTAAAGGTGGGAAATTTGAGAAACGAACCTGACCAGCTTGAGAAGAGACGAGAGTGATGGAGGCAGGTCCACGATCTTTCCTTGCTTTCATTGCAGGCAAAGCAGCCTTAATCACATTGAAGCTCCCAACAAGATTGACATCGATCGTGAACTTAACATCCTCTGGACTATGTTTCACCAGCTCCGTCGCAGTAAACACACCTTGATTAACAACCAACACATCGATCGGCCCCGATTCATCAATCGCCTTAGACACAGCGTCGTAATCGCGAACGTCGGCAGAGAACGTGGCGACTTCAACGCCAGTAGCTAGCTGGATCGATTTCTTAGCCTCCTCGAGTTTTACGGCGGATCTGGCGAGGATTGAGACGCGTGCGCCTTCTGAAGCGGCGCGTTGGGCTAAGGCAAGACCAATGCCGCTAGATCCACCGGTGATAAAGACGTGACGGGACTTGATAGGGATCTTAATGGGGCGAGGACGTACGATTAGAGCtaagatagagagaagagagagtgggaTGAGTGGaatgaggaagagaaggaagagagaatcCATTGCCGCCATGGATCTCGTGAAGAAGCTCTCGGCGATGTGAAGCTCCGTCAACTCATCAATCATCATTGgagaaacaaaaccaactcaACCAAAAAATCGGTTTAACGATTTCTATTTAAACCAAATAATCGGTTAAATGATATTTATCTAAACCGGCGGTTTGAATTTCTACGTGACTACGTCTACGTGTAGAGAtggtaaatttgttttgtttaacaattttttttttttttggtagaatttgtttaacaatttttgtttatgatgatgtaattaaaataaaacaattgacACTAATCACTTTATATGTTGTATAAGGAAATTTAGACAAATACTAGACATTTTATGAAAGAGATACATAGAAACTTATCTTaactttttgaaattat
The Camelina sativa cultivar DH55 chromosome 15, Cs, whole genome shotgun sequence DNA segment above includes these coding regions:
- the LOC104744769 gene encoding 3-dehydrosphinganine reductase TSC10A-like, with the protein product MMIDELTELHIAESFFTRSMAAMDSLFLLFLIPLIPLSLLSILALIVRPRPIKIPIKSRHVFITGGSSGIGLALAQRAASEGARVSILARSAVKLEEAKKSIQLATGVEVATFSADVRDYDAVSKAIDESGPIDVLVVNQGVFTATELVKHSPEDVKFTIDVNLVGSFNVIKAALPAMKARKDRGPASITLVSSQAGQVGIYGYTAYSASKFGLQGLAQALQQEVIADDIHVTLIFPPDTDTPGFEEEQKSRPEVTSIIAASSGSMKTEEVARKAMDGIKSGNFTVSCNFEGFLLSLATTGMSPQRSCWLAFLEVITAGPIRLVALFFQWDWYKAIEKWSRTKTK
- the LOC109124433 gene encoding peroxiredoxin-2F, mitochondrial, with product MAMSILKLRNLSGLRSAANNARIGVSSRGFSKLAEGTDITSAAPGVSLQKARSWDEGVSSKFSTTPLSDIFKGKKVVIFGLPGAYTGVCSQQHVPSYKSHIDKFKAKGIDSVICVSVNDPYAINGWAEKIGAKDAIEFYGDFDGKFHKSLGLDKDLSAALLGPRSERWSAYVEDGKVKAVNVEEAPSDFKVSGAEVILGQI